The following are encoded in a window of Musa acuminata AAA Group cultivar baxijiao unplaced genomic scaffold, Cavendish_Baxijiao_AAA HiC_scaffold_71, whole genome shotgun sequence genomic DNA:
- the LOC135654667 gene encoding uncharacterized protein LOC135654667 isoform X1, translating into MMAPVINYRWPGFPRHLSEEAYRKQQPGDQRALRVAYYAPWLLHWWMKQSWLPSSTVIKGTTHLPNRLDAQVREYAMKNSGMFEERRKLATQQGMLESFYRDMMVMFGKWEFDPMDLSQSPFPVHLWHGDEDGLVPVTLQRYICSRLSWINYHELKETGHYLGGVQSLVDVVLKTLLVASVSA; encoded by the exons ATGATGGCACCAGTAATAAACTACAGATGGCCTGGGTTCCCGCGGCATCTATCAGAGGAGGCTTACAGAAAGCAACAGCCTGGAGATCAGCGGGCATTGCGAGTTGCATATTATGCCCCCTGGTTGCTGCATTGGTGGATGAAACAGTCGTGGTTGCCTTCCTCCACCGTTATCAAAGGCACAACCCATCTGCCCAACCGCTTGGATGCGCAAGTTCGTGAGTACGCCATGAAGAATAGTGGAATGTTCGAAGAG AGGCGGAAACTTGCCACTCAGCAAGGCATGCTTGAGTCGTTTTACCGAGACATGATGGTGATGTTCGGGAAGTGGGAATTTGATCCGATGGATCTCTCGCAATCGCCCTTTCCAGTTCATCTATGGCATGGGGATGAAGACGGGCTCGTGCCGGTTACTCTACAGCGATACATCTGCAGCCGCCTCAGCTGGATCAACTACCATGAGCTGAAGGAAACAGGGCACTACTTGGGAGGTGTGCAGAGCTTGGTTGATGTTGTCCTCAAGACCTTGCTAGTGGCGTCGGTTTCGGCATGA
- the LOC135654659 gene encoding isocitrate dehydrogenase [NADP], chloroplastic/mitochondrial-like: MRRHLSTGAMSSSAPYSSFLPGKNPSSIRLTHQRRLSGVRFSFPTRFVVIGSSVRYLASFSPAERIKVHNPIVEMDGDEMTRVIWRMIKEKLIFPFLELDIKYFDLGLLSRDATDDRVTIESAEATLKHNVVVKCATITPGR; this comes from the exons ATGCGGCGGCACCTCTCCACCGGGGCCATGTCTTCCTCTGCCCCTTATTCGTCGTTCCTACCAGGTAAAAACCCTAGCTCGATCCGCCTCACGCATCAGCGGCGACTCAGTGGTGTTCGTTTCTCTTTTCCCACCCGTTTCGTCGTCATCGGTTCTTCCGTACGCTACCTTGCCTCCTTCTCACCGGCCGAGCGAATCAAAGTCCACAACCCTATCGTTGAGATGGATG GTGATGAGATGACGAGGGTCATCTGGAGGATGATCAAAGAAAAG CTAATTTTTCCATTTCTCGAATTGGACATCAAGTACTTCGATCTGGGCCTCTTGAGTCGTGATGCCACCGACGATCGGGTAACCATTGAAAGTGCCGAGGCAACTCTCAA GCACAATGTTGTTGTGAAATGTGCAACAATTACACCTGGTAGATAA